A window of Peromyscus eremicus chromosome 23, PerEre_H2_v1, whole genome shotgun sequence genomic DNA:
ACAAATATCCTTATACACTCTTTACAGGGGACCTCgacctcttccttttcccctttcaaaGATTCATTCATCTCGGCCTCCTGAGCGTTAGCAAATGCTTGCTCACACTCTGAAAGTTGCTCTTTCACTTTCACTTTATCAGTCAGAAGAGCATCTTTCACAACTCTCCATAGAGAGCTGTAGGAAATTTATCTGTCAAACCTCCTCCCGTCAGAAACCAAGGACTTGCTTCAGCTATGGTGTCCGCAAATGTGAGTGCGGTGCTAGACTTAATTCCTGTTCCTTGCTTACTTGACTTAATTCCTGTTCCTCAGTGGCCAACTGAGCTTTTGCAGTAGAATTACCCATGGTACGTACCAATGTTCCAGACCTCTACCCCTCCTTTTAGGGTGAGCTTCGTTCGCTTACCCCTTTCCAGATCTCAGTGGGACCTCCACTTGCCACGACACGCGCAGCTGGAGCACGAAATCTGATGAAGGACActgaggttaaacagcactctagacacccagtttcagttcttcagggaagcagctctctttattcaTACCAACATGGGCTTATATGCACCTCTaacagcaggggtcaaggaatggttactctgtatccagaggcaagccggacactgttttccaaacaggaaaaaccacaggggaactgatccccagcaccctctggaacccaactgcacatttttcacacaaacaacttaactgggacaggacaaaaaaagggcatttaaaatgAAGGCAGCAAATTTACTGCTGCTGACATTTGATTTCCAAATAGAATCAGGAAGGATTCAAATTTCAGGTAATTGAAGTAAGTTGTGAAAATTTAGGAGAAAGGAATCTAGACATGGTAGCTTTTAAGGCcaaaactcaggaggtagagacaggcagatctctgagttgaggccatgcTGGAcagcagagaagccctgtctcaaaagcaaacaatcaTTCAGtataatgccgggcggtggtgccggcgcacgcctgtaatcccagtactcgggaggcagagccaggcggatctctgtgagttcgaggccagcctgggctaccaagtgagttccaggaaaggcacaaagctacacagagaaaccctgtctcgaaaaaaccaaaaaaaaaaaaaaaaaaaaaaaagcaaacaatcaaaaagttaggagagaggctgagagatggctcagcagttcagagcactgcctgccctcctggaggacctggattccactcccagcacctacatgatgagtCATAACTACCTATAATTGAAAAGCACGATTAAACATGAACGCATACAGTTTGCTACTGTCTGTTACCCTAACACTAACCTCAACCTAAATATCCCTAAGGCCATCTAAGCATGGCCTTTTCTATACTGACATGTACCTAGGCACTTTGTAAGTGGGTCCTCTGTGTGCCCTTGTGTGGGTATGAGGACATGGGCACAGTGCCTTTTTGTTCCTTCACCTCTGGTGACAGTGGTATGGGGTTTCTCAGGTATAGGGAATCTGTGATCATATACAAAAGATGACACACTAGGAAATCAACACCAGAATGATCTACAGGGAGGAGGTTTTGAACAGTGAGAAGACCCTAAGAGAAAATTACTTTTTTCCTGGAATGCATGTGGTATAGAGGTAATGGTTGGGAaacctcttctgccttcttgaAGTTGAGGGTCTGGCTGGAGCCAGGCTTCCCAGGTCAGTGTGTGGCATGGGCATATGGACACCACTGTGTCCCATTGTACACAtggaaaggcaggagagaagatgGCAGCCCTGGTCAGCCCTAGAGAAAGCCTATGTGGAGGAAGTGCTGACTGGAGGGCCCCAGGAAGTGACCTCACTTCCTTAGTATTATTACAGATGAAACTCAGGCTCCTGGTTACCAGGTAACCAGCCATCAACAGCAGCCTCAACTCACTCACTTCTCTGGAGGCACTAGAAGAGCAAGGATGTTCTCTTGCTTCAGGTGTTTTGGTTGCTCACGCCGCCAAAAACCAAAGCTTCCTGGCCGGTTCCGACGTGTGCTGCGAAGTATTTGTGCACACCTCTGTCTATTTTCCTGTAGGAAAAATGAGGTAACACAGGCCAGCCTGCAGCCAGGAGACTTTTTGGTCCCCCTGATCCACTGCAGTTCCTGAATGGGTCTGTGTTCCTGTGAGAACACTGAGAAACGTCTTTTATGCTCGCTTTTCACTTCAGTGTGTGGTAATGGGTTGTTATTGTCTCTGAGATTTCACATTtaaaccctccttccttccttggtctTTCCTCAGGATGACAGGATTCAGGAAGACGGCCCCATATTTGATCCACGGAGCCCAACCTATATGCAAGACGTTATCAATCATATACCAAAAGCCTATAAGGATGGGAATTACCTATTTATAGGTATAATATTGACTATCTACCATAGGTTTGTGACCACCTGGGAGATGCTGGACTTAATTATGGACACGTGAGTGGCTACACACAAGTCAGGCTCTCAAGCCTCCTGTTTGGTTTTAGAATGTCTCTACCCTTCTCTGGGACTGTATGCTCTCACAGAACAAGTATTATTGTATCATTGGTCCTGGGCCTGGACCTTCAAGATGACATGGCCAGAGATAGGGGTAGGGGAGACAACACTAGATTGTCATTCACTTTTCCCAAGAAGTGTCAAACACTATCCTTTCTTATCCTTTGAACAGAGCCTTTTTCCCATTTGTATAAAAGCTTCTAGACACTATCTAGGTTTGATGGGACTAACAGAAGCAGATAAGGGTCCCTGGGGCCACCCAAGAAATcctgtaacaacaacaaccacaaaaaaaaaaaaaaaaaaaaaaacaagaaggagAAGCTTAGGTTACCCATTGTGTGACAATCCTTGAGAGCTGTGACCAGAggctctttcccagaccctaacCATGGAAGTCAGAACATTGCAAGGAGCCCTGAGGACCCTCATCCCCTTCCTGGCTTCTATTTCTCTACCTGATTCATGTAGCTCCTTCTAGATCCCTTGGTGGGTTGGGGACACATGGCCTTAGTGGTGACACCCTCATGAAATGCCACAGGTATGGACCTTTGCAGCCAGACTGTATGGAGGATCAGGAAAAAAGGAAGTGAGTTGGCTTGGGTGACGAGGGAGGTAAGAGCCCCTCTACACAGTGGGATGTCTGGGGTGCCTAGGGTTGAGGACTGAGCTGTTACCAGTCACCCTGCTCTTGGGATTCCCACTAGAGGGATGGTACCAGAGACTTCACGTGCAggtggagaaaaacagaaataaatctccATTGATCTCCTTGGTCCTGAGGAGCACAGGGATTGACGGAAGCTAAAGAGCCCTAGGGGAAACCATCCCCACTACAGCCCAGCCCAGTCTGCCCAGTCCCTCCTCCAAGGGACAGAAAGTGTCTCGAGCCCTGTCCATACAGCTCTACACTcctgaccaccatgcccagcagcacaTGGGCTGGGCAGCCTTTTCCTCATCTAAGGGACACTGCTGTGCTGGTGAAGTGAGGCCAGGCTTCTGACTCTACTTCCCTCCAACCTGGTCCTCCCTGCAGTGCCTTGTTATCCTTCCTATCAATATGGACGTCAAAACAACCCCAGGACTTCAGGTCTCCAAACCTTGCCGTGGCCAAGAGGCTCGTGAAATATCTATGGCCCGATGAGCCTGCAAAAGACTTCACTCTCCAAGGGGAGGCGCTGGAGGAGCAGGACTG
This region includes:
- the LOC131898520 gene encoding uncharacterized protein LOC131898520 isoform X1, with amino-acid sequence MFSCFRCFGCSRRQKPKLPGRFRRVLRSICAHLCLFSCRKNEDDRIQEDGPIFDPRSPTYMQDVINHIPKAYKDGNYLFIGIILTIYHRFVTTWEMLDLIMDTYGPLQPDCMEDQEKRNALLSFLSIWTSKQPQDFRSPNLAVAKRLVKYLWPDEPAKDFTLQGEALEEQDCKMGEEAWDDGLLREVNTEAPMQDALGMVETLHVGPTSVAEPREFLKTQDDTDLALGEPTVPEAGPVPLQTSDQPLPTDAQPPLEVAADVPDAGRLFLVSVVQLGAPEPFFPLPDVDID
- the LOC131898520 gene encoding uncharacterized protein LOC131898520 isoform X2, whose amino-acid sequence is MFSCFRCFGCSRRQKPKLPGRFRRVLRSICAHLCLFSCRKNEDDRIQEDGPIFDPRSPTYMQDVINHIPKAYKDGNYLFIGIILTIYHRFVTTWEMLDLIMDTYGPLQPDCMEDQEKRNALLSFLSIWTSKQPQDFRSPNLAVAKRLVKYLWPDEPAKDFTLQGEALEEQDCKMDDGLLREVNTEAPMQDALGMVETLHVGPTSVAEPREFLKTQDDTDLALGEPTVPEAGPVPLQTSDQPLPTDAQPPLEVAADVPDAGRLFLVSVVQLGAPEPFFPLPDVDID